The nucleotide window AATTAATTGACTGAAAGATATCGGGATCTCCCTAACATCAGAATTATTAAGGCTTAGAATTTCTAGTTTACTTAAATGCCCGATAATAGATAAGTCACCTAACTCACAATCATTAAGACACAATGTTCTAAGATTTGTTAGCAAAGAAAGTGACTCAGGCAATGGCAATAATTGAGTTTTACTCAAGTCTAGAACTCTAAGATCTTTCATGtcttgaaagaaattgttagggAAAACCAATTTGGAATTTCCCTGCAATAGTAAAGACTCTAACTTTGGGCATTCCATCACATCTGGCGCCTCTTTAATATCATTTGACATCAATGAGATACATGTGAGATCTTTATATGTATCTCTATTCGGCCATTTTTTGAGACCAGTGCGAGCTTTGACCAAGAATATTTGATTGTACTTAGTTGCTATTATATGGGCAACATCGCGGACAACATCATGCAATTTTACATGCTCTTCCATAGTGAGCCAATATTTTCcataaatcaagagaaaagaagaggtcaGGGTACTTACAATAGCATGCACTCTGTGTCTAACATCCTTCATTGTCTCAACATTTTTGAACCACCTCAAAGCCACTCCATATGTAACTAAAACTTCAATTGGGATTTCAAAATCCTCTGGAAACACGCTACAAAAAAAGAACAATGATTTTGCATCCTCACTTTCTAGATATTTGATGCTCAACTCCAAAGATGAAATCACACTTCCTTGCATCCCTGAGATATCTGTTGGAGTAGACGTTTTTAGTTGTCGTGCCGCATCAATCCACACATCctcatttttattctttaatgcCCTTGCTATTGTCACAATTGCAATCGGTAAGCCATCACATTCAGCGACTACTTCTCTTGCAATTGGGCTTAATATAGAATTTTCAACATCCATTCCGACAAGCTCCTTGAATAGCTCCCACGATTCCTGTTTTGATAAAGTTCCAACAATAGATATTTTGTTGCAATCCATCTCATCACACACATATTTGCTTCGAGAGGTAAGCATGATCTTACAACCTCTATGATCCTTCCCAAAAGGAATACCAATCTCCTCCAATTTAATTCTTCCCCAAACATCATCCAATATTATGAGGATTCGTTTCTCCTTCTTAATTCTCTCCCACAGGGAACTTGCTCGTGCTGATTCAGGACAATCCGATAATGATTTCAGATCTAGCTTGTAAGCAATtgctttttgaatttcaatgaCATTGGGGGTTTGAGACACAACCACAAAAACTACTGAATCATACAATTTCTCTTCCTCAGCTTGTTTGCCAATTTGTTTCACCAGTGTGGTCTTACCCACACCCCCCATCCCACATATTCCAATTATGCTGACCTTGTCATCTTTCAAGGCTTCCATAATTTCATTCTTGTTTGATTCTCTGGATTCAAAAATTCCAGAAAATCCAACAGTTGGAACGATAATGCTTGAAGGAGGAAGAGCAGGCTGAGATATAGCTTGAAATGTTCCACCTTCTTGGAGCTGAGTGATCACCGTTATCTTCCGCTTTGCCGCCTTGCTGAATCGGTAACGCGATCGGACATCAATACACCACCCTTTGAAGCACATCTTGTTCACATTGCGTTCATCCTCCAAAAACTCTTCCGCTTCTGCAGAGACATTATCAACTTCAGATATCCAGCATTGGACATCAGGTAAGATAATTTCTCTGTTTTTTTCAGCAGCATCAATTCTCAATTGCATGCTGTCTCTGGTAGCCTTGAGTTTCTGAGCTTGCTTTTGTAAAGTTTCGATGTTGTCATTGTACTTAAGCAGGTAGCCAATCTGACGTCCTGCTGCATCAAACAAGCGGGTGAAAATAATTTCAGAAATTGAACCAACAAATGAAGTGATAAATTCCATGATGTAAATTTTGAGTGTTTTTTATTGTTGGGTGATTGAGGATGAATAATGATGGATAGAAGGTAGGAAAGAGAAGAGAATGGCATGTAATTCATCTCTTATCATACATCTATCCTTTGCCTTTTCTCACAAGGCTTCTTGGTTCcattattttcaaagttattcttttgtttcataGCTACTCTTGAGTTAAGAATCATTTCAACTATTCTacaaaacagaggaaaacagaGGACATTTCATGTATACCTATATGACttaaacaatttacaaatttccTTTTGGTATTTTGGAATTCATTTATACTTAAATTGCCTCTCAAGTCTTCTTTGTTCCATCTTTGCCTTTGCTCTCAAATCAAGGCTACTTGCTCAATATTCTCTTCTTTTATAATTTCCATATTCTTTTATAAAGAATATGTGTATGCAGATTGATGTATTATTTCTttgtatatatttcaaattgttTTCAAACTAAAGACTAGAGAAAATtacttgtatatattttgatttatttctaCCAAAGGCATTTTCATAGGATACTTTGTATCTTTTGCTTTAATTGTCTTTGATTGTGAGAGATTGCGGATGAACAATAATGGATAGAATGTGGAAAGAGAGGTAAATGACACGTAATTCAACTTTTAAAGAGAGATTCAAATcctcataacaaaattaagaatctATTGtaacaaaaaggagaagaatTACATCATCAAGCAATTGaaggagaaaagagaaaggcTTTAGAGCACAATGGGTCTCAAGGCTTCTTTTGTtctaatataattgaaaatattattctttcctctcattttttGCTCTAATTCCAAAAGGCTTTGCTCTCAACTCAAgcttaatattcttttcttttcttctatcaTCACTAAAGTGTTGTAGagatcttgtttttattctaAAAGGACTTAATATGATTTACTGATTTCACAAGTCTGCTCATGagataaattagattaattaagaGATAACAAATTTACTCtacaattttgattatgttatatatgttgaaataacGTAGACATACATGGATTAAATTTGTTaaccttttaataaaaaactaggTGAATGtgtaattcagaaaaaatttattttatgggtCTAATCTGATCATTCAAAAACGGGTCAACATGCTTCATATTGTAATCATCAAATTTAGATTATAAGTGTAAATTGATATAAGTCATTGGGCTTTTGATGAGAGAGAccaattaacttttttaattttaaagaaaagaaaggtaGAAGTCCCTTTCTCCAAATGataaaaacacataacattTTGACACCCATTTTGCATAACACATTCTGTAATTGGGAAGGAAAACTTTGCTTGAGGATTGACAATCAATCCTTCCTGCATCAATTTTCTTGACAGATGGCACAAACATGATTGTCTTAGTccctaatttatgaatataaatgatTCTGTTTCCTTTTGTAGCTcttgggttttttcttttcttgataaCGAGAAACCCCACTTGACCCCTCGGGTCT belongs to Mangifera indica cultivar Alphonso chromosome 2, CATAS_Mindica_2.1, whole genome shotgun sequence and includes:
- the LOC123201663 gene encoding probable disease resistance protein At1g61310, whose product is MEFITSFVGSISEIIFTRLFDAAGRQIGYLLKYNDNIETLQKQAQKLKATRDSMQLRIDAAEKNREIILPDVQCWISEVDNVSAEAEEFLEDERNVNKMCFKGWCIDVRSRYRFSKAAKRKITVITQLQEGGTFQAISQPALPPSSIIVPTVGFSGIFESRESNKNEIMEALKDDKVSIIGICGMGGVGKTTLVKQIGKQAEEEKLYDSVVFVVVSQTPNVIEIQKAIAYKLDLKSLSDCPESARASSLWERIKKEKRILIILDDVWGRIKLEEIGIPFGKDHRGCKIMLTSRSKYVCDEMDCNKISIVGTLSKQESWELFKELVGMDVENSILSPIAREVVAECDGLPIAIVTIARALKNKNEDVWIDAARQLKTSTPTDISGMQGSVISSLELSIKYLESEDAKSLFFFCSVFPEDFEIPIEVLVTYGVALRWFKNVETMKDVRHRVHAIEKIARKRLIEEKVKAEK